Proteins found in one Paenibacillus dendritiformis genomic segment:
- a CDS encoding acyl-CoA thioesterase, with product MVKKDTDVHQSGLAPKLCRESRVFKTSRVFPNDVNNHDSLFGGKLMSAIDELASISAVRHCRYNVITASTDSVDFLRPILQSDSVCLESYVTWTGRTSMEVFVKVVSENLFSGERAIAATSFLTFVAVDEHGRPMVVPPVIPDSEEEKLLHESAQERAELRKKRRAGSKQLASQLSTRKYWE from the coding sequence ATTGTGAAGAAAGATACGGATGTTCATCAATCCGGGCTTGCCCCCAAGCTATGCCGCGAATCCCGCGTGTTCAAGACGAGCCGCGTATTTCCGAACGATGTCAATAACCACGATTCCCTGTTCGGCGGCAAACTGATGAGCGCCATCGACGAATTGGCCTCCATCTCGGCCGTACGGCATTGCCGGTACAACGTGATCACCGCTTCGACCGATTCGGTTGATTTCCTGCGTCCGATACTGCAGTCCGATTCCGTCTGTCTGGAATCGTATGTAACCTGGACGGGACGGACGAGTATGGAAGTATTCGTCAAGGTCGTCTCGGAGAATCTGTTCTCCGGCGAGCGCGCTATCGCAGCGACGTCCTTCCTGACGTTCGTGGCGGTGGATGAACATGGCCGGCCGATGGTCGTGCCGCCCGTCATCCCCGATTCCGAGGAAGAGAAGCTGCTTCACGAATCGGCGCAGGAGCGGGCAGAGCTGCGGAAGAAGAGACGGGCGGGAAGCAAGCAGCTCGCCAGCCAGCTGTCGACCCGCAAATATTGGGAGTAG
- a CDS encoding NUDIX hydrolase — MQGYNVLMIYNKDMDRLLMCKRLKDPYKGLSNLVGGKIERGETGMEAAYRELLEETNISQENITLHHLMDFTYYVHDCYVEVYVGKLKCDVVISGDENELYWSVDLNQNFFDMTLFAGEGNIGHMIEQVKMSKDKLLADETVQV; from the coding sequence ATGCAAGGATATAATGTTCTTATGATCTATAATAAAGATATGGATCGGTTGCTGATGTGCAAACGATTAAAAGACCCTTACAAAGGATTAAGTAATCTGGTGGGCGGCAAAATCGAGCGTGGAGAAACTGGGATGGAAGCTGCATACAGAGAACTGCTTGAAGAAACAAACATTTCACAAGAAAATATTACTTTGCATCATCTCATGGATTTTACATACTATGTGCATGATTGCTATGTTGAAGTTTATGTGGGCAAATTGAAGTGTGATGTTGTGATTTCAGGGGATGAAAATGAATTATACTGGTCTGTTGATTTAAATCAAAACTTTTTTGACATGACCTTATTTGCGGGTGAAGGCAATATTGGGCACATGATTGAGCAAGTGAAGATGAGCAAAGACAAATTATTAGCGGATGAAACAGTTCAAGTTTAA
- the rpmI gene encoding 50S ribosomal protein L35 — MPKMKTHSSLKGRFKITGTGKVRRYKAYRNHLLSHKSQRQKRNLATSPVMAAGDVNRMKQQLKNLK, encoded by the coding sequence ATGCCTAAGATGAAAACGCATAGCAGCTTGAAGGGCCGCTTCAAAATTACGGGTACTGGTAAAGTGCGTCGCTACAAAGCGTACCGCAACCATTTGCTTTCCCATAAATCGCAACGCCAAAAGCGCAACCTGGCAACGAGCCCAGTGATGGCAGCAGGCGACGTTAACCGCATGAAGCAGCAATTGAAAAACTTGAAATAA
- a CDS encoding 2-isopropylmalate synthase: MRKIYIFDTTLRDGEQSPGVNLNTKEKLEIAYQLERLGVDRIEAGFPAASPGDSAAVGAVAAAVKNATIVGLSRARTQDIDAAYEALKNAQDPCLHLFLASSPIHRKHKLRMEKEQVLETAEAAIRYAKKYFSKVEFSPEDAGRTELDFLCQVTEMAIRAGATVVNIPDTVGYLTPYEYGNIFKTLKENVPGIEKIQLSAHCHDDLGMATANALAAVLNGADQIEGTINGIGERAGNTALEEVALALETRQDFYQAKTSLVLSEIARTSRLVSKLTGMVVPGNKAIVGANAFAHESGIHQDGMLKEKTTYEIISPETIGLKESKLVLGKHSGRHAFREKLIDLGYTLSEEQVNAAFAKFKDVADKKKEVSDEDIRAMIEEKLSDTPEMFKLETVYVEYGNQSVPSAKVRLVTIDGNVLEEEASGNGSVDAIYMAIDKASQENVELTDYSIKSVTHGKDALGEVHVVLTQDGLPALGRGVSTDILEASARAYVDALNRLIEKRKLGGSSRRDKIGLI, encoded by the coding sequence ATGCGTAAAATTTATATTTTTGACACGACGTTAAGAGACGGGGAGCAATCTCCGGGCGTGAACTTGAATACGAAGGAGAAGCTCGAGATCGCCTACCAATTGGAGCGCCTCGGTGTCGACCGCATCGAAGCGGGGTTTCCTGCGGCATCTCCGGGTGATTCGGCCGCGGTGGGGGCCGTCGCCGCCGCAGTGAAGAATGCGACGATCGTCGGGCTGTCGCGGGCGCGGACGCAGGACATCGACGCCGCTTACGAAGCCTTGAAGAACGCGCAGGATCCGTGCCTGCATCTGTTCCTTGCTTCTTCGCCGATTCACCGCAAGCATAAGCTGCGTATGGAGAAGGAGCAGGTGCTGGAGACGGCCGAAGCGGCGATTCGTTATGCGAAGAAATATTTCTCGAAGGTGGAGTTCTCTCCGGAGGACGCTGGACGGACCGAGCTCGACTTCCTCTGTCAAGTGACCGAGATGGCAATTCGCGCCGGGGCGACGGTCGTCAACATTCCGGACACGGTCGGTTACTTGACGCCGTATGAGTATGGCAACATCTTCAAGACGTTGAAGGAGAATGTTCCGGGCATTGAGAAGATTCAGCTTAGCGCGCATTGCCATGACGATCTCGGCATGGCGACGGCGAATGCGCTGGCGGCGGTGCTGAACGGGGCCGATCAGATCGAAGGCACGATCAACGGCATCGGCGAGCGCGCGGGCAATACGGCCCTCGAAGAGGTGGCGCTGGCGCTGGAGACGCGCCAAGATTTCTATCAGGCGAAGACATCGCTCGTCCTGAGCGAGATTGCGCGCACGAGCCGCCTGGTCAGCAAGCTGACAGGGATGGTCGTACCGGGGAACAAGGCGATTGTCGGCGCCAATGCCTTCGCCCATGAATCGGGCATTCACCAGGACGGCATGCTGAAGGAGAAGACGACGTACGAGATTATTTCTCCGGAGACGATCGGCCTGAAGGAGAGCAAGCTCGTACTCGGCAAGCATTCGGGCCGCCATGCGTTCCGCGAGAAGCTGATCGATCTGGGCTACACGCTCAGCGAAGAACAGGTCAATGCCGCCTTCGCCAAGTTCAAGGATGTCGCGGACAAGAAGAAAGAAGTGTCGGACGAAGACATTCGCGCCATGATCGAGGAGAAGCTGAGCGACACGCCGGAAATGTTCAAGCTGGAGACCGTCTATGTGGAGTACGGCAACCAATCCGTTCCATCGGCGAAGGTTCGCCTCGTCACGATCGACGGCAACGTGCTGGAAGAGGAAGCGAGCGGCAACGGCTCCGTCGACGCCATCTATATGGCGATTGACAAGGCGTCGCAGGAAAACGTCGAGCTGACCGATTACTCTATCAAATCGGTTACGCACGGCAAGGACGCCCTCGGCGAAGTTCATGTCGTCCTGACCCAGGACGGCCTGCCCGCGCTGGGCCGCGGCGTCAGCACGGACATTCTCGAGGCGAGCGCCCGCGCGTACGTGGATGCGCTCAACCGCCTCATCGAGAAGCGCAAGCTCGGCGGGAGCAGCCGCCGCGACAAGATCGGGTTGATCTAA
- a CDS encoding IS256 family transposase, which produces MTQYQITLDSQLLHQLFLSESRDEGIATLLESILNQVLQAQATEQLKAGHYERSEERAGYRNGTYPHRLTTRVGQLTLQVPRFRNGQFSTELFARYQRSEQALVLAMMEMVLNGVSTRKVSNITEELCGTEFSKSTVSELCKQLDPLVEEWNNRKLDKAYPFLIVDALYVKVREDGRVRSRGVMIATGINSEGYRELLGLTVDDTESAATWGAFFTHLKSRGLHGVDVITSDHHGGLVSAIRQHFQGVTWQRCQTHFMRNILDAAPKSCRDELKAHIRAIYEAADETSARTLLKRTQEAFENKAPKAMRVLEEGFDDATAILALPAACRIRTRTTNAVERLNGELRRRERVIRIFPNRASVLRLFGALLIEQDEKWSAGKKYIEMKEYHEWRKKLNKPAA; this is translated from the coding sequence ATGACTCAATACCAGATTACCCTAGATTCACAACTTTTGCATCAACTGTTTTTATCCGAATCAAGAGATGAGGGGATAGCGACCTTATTAGAATCTATCTTGAATCAAGTTTTGCAGGCGCAGGCAACGGAACAGTTGAAGGCAGGACACTACGAGCGCTCAGAAGAGCGTGCAGGTTACCGTAATGGAACATACCCTCATCGGCTGACAACACGGGTGGGTCAATTAACCCTGCAAGTACCGCGTTTCCGCAACGGTCAGTTCTCTACGGAACTCTTTGCTCGTTACCAACGAAGCGAGCAGGCCCTTGTCTTAGCCATGATGGAGATGGTACTCAATGGTGTGTCAACACGAAAAGTAAGCAATATCACAGAAGAACTGTGCGGGACAGAGTTCTCCAAATCAACAGTTAGTGAGCTCTGCAAACAGCTGGATCCCCTCGTAGAAGAGTGGAATAACCGAAAACTGGACAAGGCCTACCCTTTTCTTATTGTCGACGCCCTGTACGTTAAAGTCCGGGAAGACGGCCGTGTGCGCTCACGTGGCGTGATGATTGCCACAGGGATTAATTCGGAGGGCTATCGGGAACTGCTTGGACTTACCGTAGATGATACCGAGTCAGCAGCAACGTGGGGGGCTTTCTTTACGCACCTCAAAAGTCGCGGGTTGCACGGTGTTGATGTCATTACAAGTGACCATCACGGTGGTTTGGTAAGTGCGATTCGGCAACATTTCCAAGGTGTAACCTGGCAACGGTGTCAAACCCACTTTATGCGTAATATTCTGGACGCTGCTCCTAAATCATGCCGTGATGAATTGAAGGCCCATATAAGGGCCATCTACGAAGCTGCGGACGAGACCAGTGCCCGTACACTGCTGAAGCGGACACAAGAAGCATTTGAAAATAAAGCTCCAAAAGCCATGAGGGTCTTGGAAGAGGGCTTTGACGATGCGACAGCGATCTTGGCACTTCCGGCTGCCTGTCGGATACGTACGCGCACCACAAATGCCGTAGAACGTCTAAATGGCGAGTTGCGGCGGCGAGAACGCGTCATTCGCATTTTTCCCAACCGAGCCTCTGTCCTTCGTCTTTTTGGAGCCTTGTTGATTGAGCAGGACGAAAAGTGGTCTGCTGGGAAAAAGTATATCGAGATGAAAGAGTACCATGAGTGGAGGAAGAAGCTAAACAAGCCTGCAGCTTAG
- a CDS encoding GNAT family N-acetyltransferase, with amino-acid sequence MNIRLRHPASDDRIIRRLILEELLPHSNLVWEESQLLKDIPVRLRDGVTFIAANRRNQAVGFALVQAKNDILLIDLLAVSSASQGKGCGAALLERAERYGRTQRCLRSRVYVDQGNGAAQRFYERHGYRIKRYIMHIACHEMEKPLDRR; translated from the coding sequence ATGAACATCCGGCTTCGGCACCCCGCTTCCGATGACCGCATCATCCGCCGCCTCATTTTGGAAGAATTACTCCCTCATTCCAACCTCGTCTGGGAAGAGAGCCAGTTGCTGAAGGATATTCCGGTTCGGCTTCGGGACGGCGTCACCTTCATCGCCGCGAACCGCAGAAATCAGGCTGTCGGCTTCGCACTTGTCCAAGCCAAGAACGACATCCTGCTGATTGATCTGCTCGCCGTCAGCAGCGCCTCCCAAGGCAAGGGATGCGGCGCCGCGCTCCTGGAACGGGCAGAAAGATATGGGCGCACGCAGCGCTGCCTCCGCTCCCGCGTCTATGTAGATCAAGGCAACGGCGCCGCGCAGCGATTCTACGAGCGGCATGGCTACCGAATAAAGCGGTACATCATGCATATCGCCTGCCATGAGATGGAGAAGCCGCTGGACAGGCGCTGA
- a CDS encoding nucleoid-associated protein, whose translation MIDLSKAEIQQMVVHQVGSKAREEGVRVSHALYDVPSDEVKATLMKYFISGFKFDAFYRFHHEAELPLNEVYTYVSRMFQQADSFHEQSVHLLHHLYEQSSHPQIKPGELYVVHLNNILYNNFSIDAIGIMKSEHKDVFLQVQERKPEELQVSIQEGTNIRKLDKGCLILNVRAEAGYSVGIVDTSAGKNNEAARYWQEDFLNVRLLEDEHYLTDKYIEMCTHFYEDVIAASAEEPPEKKEKLEFIHHTMEYFAKHEQFEEEAFAEEVIVQPEIVPIFKAYKETYEEANELPPLNEFPISQAALKKAKRTYKNNIRTDTGVELKLKSESFAYVEKGFDEERGMHYYKVFYNEEE comes from the coding sequence ATGATCGATTTATCCAAAGCGGAAATCCAGCAAATGGTTGTCCATCAGGTCGGAAGCAAAGCACGCGAAGAGGGGGTTCGCGTCTCTCACGCGCTGTATGATGTGCCGAGCGACGAAGTGAAGGCGACGCTGATGAAGTACTTCATTTCCGGCTTCAAATTCGACGCCTTCTACCGCTTCCATCACGAGGCCGAGCTGCCGTTGAATGAGGTATACACCTACGTGAGCCGCATGTTTCAGCAGGCCGATTCCTTTCATGAGCAGTCGGTTCATTTGCTGCATCATTTGTACGAGCAGTCCTCTCATCCGCAGATTAAGCCGGGGGAGCTGTATGTCGTTCATCTGAACAACATTTTGTACAACAACTTCAGCATCGACGCCATCGGCATCATGAAATCCGAGCATAAGGACGTCTTTCTGCAGGTGCAGGAGCGCAAGCCGGAAGAACTGCAGGTCAGCATCCAGGAAGGAACGAACATTCGCAAGCTGGACAAGGGCTGTCTCATTCTCAACGTGCGGGCGGAAGCGGGTTATTCCGTCGGCATCGTCGATACTTCGGCAGGCAAGAACAACGAAGCGGCCCGCTATTGGCAGGAAGATTTTTTGAATGTGCGGCTGCTGGAGGACGAGCATTATTTGACGGATAAATATATCGAAATGTGCACGCATTTCTATGAGGATGTCATCGCCGCCTCGGCGGAGGAACCGCCGGAGAAGAAAGAGAAGCTGGAGTTCATTCACCATACGATGGAGTACTTCGCCAAGCACGAGCAGTTCGAGGAGGAGGCCTTTGCCGAGGAGGTTATCGTGCAGCCGGAGATTGTGCCGATCTTCAAGGCGTACAAGGAGACCTACGAGGAAGCGAACGAGCTGCCTCCGCTGAATGAATTTCCGATCTCCCAGGCTGCCTTGAAAAAGGCGAAGCGAACGTATAAAAACAATATCCGGACCGATACGGGCGTCGAGTTGAAGCTGAAGAGCGAGAGCTTCGCTTACGTGGAGAAGGGCTTCGATGAAGAGCGGGGCATGCACTACTATAAAGTTTTCTATAACGAGGAGGAATAG
- the infC gene encoding translation initiation factor IF-3 gives MVNEEIRAKEVRLVGPEGEQIGIKPFREALQMAYDANLDLVNVAPQAKPPVCRIMDYGKFRYEQQKKEKEARKNQKTVDIKEVWFRANIDEHDFQTKLRNVLKFLREGDKVKCSVRFRGREIAHADIGKKVLDRVLVEANELCIVERVPKLEGRSMIMILAPKST, from the coding sequence TTGGTTAACGAGGAGATTCGTGCGAAGGAAGTTCGACTGGTCGGCCCGGAAGGCGAGCAGATCGGCATCAAGCCGTTCCGCGAAGCGCTGCAGATGGCTTATGACGCGAACTTGGACCTGGTGAATGTGGCTCCGCAGGCGAAGCCGCCCGTATGCCGGATTATGGACTACGGCAAGTTCCGCTACGAGCAGCAGAAGAAAGAGAAAGAAGCGCGCAAGAATCAGAAGACGGTCGATATCAAGGAAGTCTGGTTCCGCGCGAACATTGACGAGCATGATTTCCAGACGAAGCTGCGCAACGTCTTGAAGTTCCTGCGTGAAGGCGATAAGGTCAAATGCTCGGTCCGCTTCCGCGGACGCGAGATTGCCCATGCGGATATCGGCAAGAAGGTTCTTGACCGTGTTCTCGTCGAAGCGAATGAACTGTGCATCGTAGAACGCGTTCCGAAGCTGGAAGGCCGCAGCATGATTATGATTTTGGCGCCGAAGAGCACCTAA
- the ilvC gene encoding ketol-acid reductoisomerase, giving the protein MAVTMYYEKDADQSVLQGKTIAVIGYGSQGHAQAQNLRDSGLQVVIGLREGKSADKARNDGFEVLSVGEATSRADVVQILMPDETQAAVYHAEIAPNLKKGAALMFSHGFNVHFGQIVAPKENDVLLVAPKSPGHLVRRTYVEGFGVPGLIAIEQDATGNAKAIGLAYAKGIGCTRAGVIETSFKEETETDLFGEQAVLCGGVSALIKAGFETLVEAGYSPEMAYFECLHEMKLIVDLIYEGGLATMRDSISNTAEYGDYVTGPRIVTDETKKAMKEVLSDIQQGKFARDFILENKADRPFLTATRRNEANHPIEVVGGQLREMMHWIKK; this is encoded by the coding sequence ATGGCAGTTACTATGTATTATGAAAAAGACGCAGATCAAAGTGTATTGCAGGGCAAGACAATTGCAGTTATCGGCTATGGCAGCCAAGGGCATGCTCAAGCGCAAAACCTGCGCGACAGCGGACTTCAAGTCGTCATCGGGCTTCGCGAAGGCAAATCGGCCGACAAAGCGCGCAACGACGGCTTCGAAGTGTTGAGCGTCGGCGAGGCGACAAGCCGCGCGGATGTCGTTCAAATCCTCATGCCGGACGAGACGCAGGCGGCCGTATACCATGCGGAAATCGCGCCGAATCTGAAAAAAGGCGCTGCCTTGATGTTCTCCCACGGCTTCAACGTACACTTTGGCCAAATCGTCGCGCCAAAAGAGAATGACGTGCTCCTCGTGGCTCCGAAGTCGCCGGGACATCTCGTTCGCCGCACGTATGTCGAAGGCTTCGGCGTACCGGGCCTCATCGCAATCGAGCAGGATGCGACAGGCAATGCGAAGGCGATCGGCCTGGCCTATGCCAAAGGCATCGGCTGCACACGCGCAGGCGTGATTGAGACTTCCTTCAAGGAAGAAACCGAGACGGACCTGTTCGGCGAGCAAGCGGTATTGTGCGGCGGCGTCAGCGCGCTGATCAAGGCCGGCTTCGAGACGCTCGTGGAAGCGGGCTATTCCCCGGAAATGGCGTACTTCGAGTGCTTGCATGAAATGAAGCTCATCGTCGACCTGATCTATGAAGGAGGTCTTGCGACGATGCGTGATTCGATCAGCAACACGGCGGAATACGGCGACTATGTAACCGGACCTCGCATCGTGACCGACGAGACGAAGAAAGCGATGAAGGAAGTATTGTCCGATATTCAGCAGGGCAAATTCGCGCGCGACTTCATCCTGGAGAACAAAGCGGATCGTCCGTTCCTGACCGCGACCCGCCGCAACGAAGCGAACCATCCGATCGAAGTGGTCGGCGGCCAGCTTCGCGAGATGATGCACTGGATCAAGAAGTAG
- the ilvB gene encoding biosynthetic-type acetolactate synthase large subunit, with protein sequence MSTHQTTMRSTDELKEKWMKPEVITGSEILLRSLLLEGVECVFGYPGGAVLYIYDAMHGREDFHHVLTRHEQGAIHAADGYARASGKVGVCIATSGPGATNLVTGIATAYMDSVPLVVITGNVATTFIGTDAFQEADITGITMPITKHSYLVRNVEDLPRVIHEAFHIANTGRKGPVLIDIPKDVSAATTLFQPVTEVNIRGYNPTVQPNKYQVDKMLKAIAEAESPVILAGAGVIHSGAHEELLEFVTKTKIPVTTTLLGLGGFPSGNELWMGMPGMHGTYTSNMAIQQADLLINIGARFDDRVTMKLDGFAPKAKIVHIDIDPAEIGKNVPTDIPIVGDIKSTLQLANATAVHNDKADAWREQVQKWKAEKPLAFIDSDSELKPQWVIQMINDTTQGNAIVTTDVGQHQMWAAQYYRFNHPRSWITSGGLGTMGFGFPSAIGAQMAFPDRTVVSINGDGGMQMCAQELAICAIHNIPVKVAIINNRVLGMVRQWQELIYDHRYSHIDLAGSPDFVKLAEAYGVRGFRATTKEEAEQAWTEALNTPGPAVVEFVVRKHENVYPMVTQGCTIDQMIMGDCE encoded by the coding sequence ATGAGCACACATCAAACGACAATGCGCTCAACCGATGAATTAAAAGAAAAATGGATGAAGCCTGAAGTGATTACAGGCTCCGAAATTTTGCTTCGCAGCTTGTTGTTGGAAGGTGTGGAGTGCGTGTTCGGCTATCCGGGCGGCGCCGTGCTCTACATCTACGACGCGATGCACGGCCGCGAGGATTTCCATCATGTCCTGACCCGGCATGAGCAAGGCGCCATTCACGCTGCCGACGGTTATGCGCGGGCAAGCGGCAAGGTCGGCGTCTGCATCGCGACATCGGGTCCCGGTGCAACGAACCTGGTCACAGGCATCGCTACGGCATATATGGATTCGGTTCCGCTCGTCGTCATTACCGGCAACGTAGCGACGACGTTTATCGGAACAGACGCCTTCCAGGAGGCGGATATTACCGGCATCACGATGCCGATTACGAAGCACAGCTATCTGGTGCGGAACGTGGAGGACCTGCCGCGGGTCATTCATGAAGCGTTCCACATCGCGAATACGGGCCGCAAGGGGCCGGTGCTCATCGATATTCCGAAGGATGTGTCCGCAGCAACGACCTTGTTCCAGCCGGTGACAGAAGTGAATATCCGCGGATATAACCCGACGGTCCAGCCGAACAAGTATCAGGTGGATAAGATGCTGAAGGCCATCGCGGAAGCGGAGTCGCCCGTCATTCTGGCCGGAGCCGGCGTTATCCATTCCGGCGCGCATGAGGAATTGCTTGAGTTCGTAACCAAGACGAAGATTCCGGTGACGACGACCTTGCTCGGACTCGGCGGCTTCCCGAGCGGGAACGAATTGTGGATGGGCATGCCCGGCATGCATGGAACGTACACGTCGAACATGGCTATACAGCAAGCAGACCTGCTTATCAACATCGGCGCCCGCTTCGATGACCGCGTAACGATGAAGCTGGACGGATTCGCCCCGAAGGCGAAGATTGTGCATATTGACATCGACCCGGCCGAGATTGGCAAAAATGTGCCGACAGACATTCCGATTGTGGGCGATATTAAGTCGACGCTTCAATTGGCTAATGCTACGGCGGTTCACAACGATAAAGCAGACGCGTGGCGCGAGCAGGTGCAGAAATGGAAGGCGGAGAAGCCGCTGGCGTTCATCGACTCCGATTCGGAGCTGAAGCCGCAATGGGTCATTCAGATGATCAATGACACGACCCAAGGCAATGCGATCGTGACGACGGATGTCGGCCAGCATCAGATGTGGGCGGCCCAGTACTATCGCTTCAACCACCCGCGCTCCTGGATTACATCCGGCGGCCTCGGCACGATGGGCTTCGGCTTCCCGTCCGCGATCGGCGCGCAGATGGCGTTCCCGGATCGGACGGTCGTCTCCATCAACGGCGACGGCGGGATGCAAATGTGCGCGCAGGAGCTCGCCATCTGCGCTATCCACAACATTCCGGTCAAGGTGGCCATCATCAATAACCGGGTGCTCGGCATGGTGCGTCAATGGCAGGAGCTGATTTACGATCACCGGTACAGCCATATCGATTTGGCAGGCAGCCCGGATTTCGTCAAGCTGGCGGAAGCCTACGGCGTGCGCGGCTTCCGGGCGACGACGAAGGAAGAAGCGGAGCAAGCCTGGACGGAGGCGTTGAACACGCCTGGGCCGGCCGTCGTCGAGTTCGTCGTACGCAAGCACGAGAACGTCTACCCGATGGTAACCCAGGGCTGCACCATTGACCAAATGATAATGGGGGATTGCGAATGA
- the ilvN gene encoding acetolactate synthase small subunit gives MKPMKHTIAVIVNDQPGVLQRVSGLFGRRGFNIDSITVGASEEEGLSRMVIVTTGDEHTLEQVEKQLYKIIDVIKVVDLSSQPMVSRELALIKVKAEPRERPEILGVVETFRATVVDIGPGTIIVQVVGESQKIEAMVELLKPYGIREISRTGVTAMVRGQAADGK, from the coding sequence ATGAAACCGATGAAGCATACCATCGCCGTCATCGTCAACGATCAGCCTGGCGTTCTGCAGCGCGTGTCCGGCTTGTTCGGCCGCCGCGGATTCAACATTGACAGCATTACGGTAGGAGCCTCGGAGGAAGAAGGCCTCTCCCGCATGGTCATCGTGACGACCGGCGACGAGCATACGCTGGAGCAAGTAGAGAAGCAGTTGTATAAGATTATCGATGTTATCAAAGTCGTCGATTTGAGCTCTCAACCGATGGTATCCCGCGAACTGGCCTTGATCAAGGTCAAGGCGGAGCCGCGGGAGCGTCCGGAGATACTCGGCGTCGTCGAGACGTTCCGCGCGACGGTGGTCGATATCGGACCGGGCACGATCATCGTCCAAGTCGTGGGCGAGTCGCAGAAAATCGAAGCGATGGTCGAGCTGCTTAAGCCTTACGGCATCCGCGAGATCAGCCGCACCGGCGTGACAGCGATGGTTCGCGGGCAGGCGGCGGACGGGAAGTAA
- the rplT gene encoding 50S ribosomal protein L20, giving the protein MARVKGGFTTRRRHKKVLKLAKGYFGSKHRIFKTANEQVMKSLLYAYRDRRQRKRDFRKLWIARINAAARMNGLSYSKMMHGLKLAGVDINRKMLADMAVNDANAFSSLAAVAKEKVNA; this is encoded by the coding sequence ATGGCACGAGTAAAAGGCGGATTTACGACACGTCGTCGTCATAAGAAAGTATTGAAACTGGCAAAAGGATACTTCGGTTCCAAACACCGCATCTTCAAAACAGCGAACGAGCAAGTTATGAAATCGTTGCTGTATGCATACCGCGATCGCCGTCAACGGAAGCGTGACTTCCGCAAGCTGTGGATCGCCCGCATCAACGCGGCAGCTCGCATGAACGGACTGTCCTACAGCAAAATGATGCACGGCTTGAAGCTGGCAGGCGTGGACATCAACCGCAAAATGCTGGCTGACATGGCAGTCAACGATGCCAATGCATTCAGCTCTCTTGCAGCGGTAGCCAAAGAAAAAGTAAACGCGTAA